CTCGGCCACGCCCTGTTCGAGCGCCGCGGCAAGCAGCTTATCCTCACGGAAGCGGGGCAGATTGCGCTGGACCACGCGGACGAAATCTTCGCGATAGGAAACGAACTGCTGGGAACGCTCGCGCACCGCGGGGAGGCGGCGCGCCGTGTATTGCGTGTGGGCGCCCTGGCCACGCTGTCGCGAAATTTTCAGATCCAGTTTCTCAAGCCGCTTACACACCGCGATGACGTGGAGATAATCCTTCGCTCGGGCAATTTTGGTGAATTGCTGCGGGATTTACGGGCGCATGTGATCGATGTCCTGCTCTCAAACCACGCCCCGGCCCGCGATGCTGCCACGCCGTGGATCGCGCACCTGATCGACAAGCAGCCCGTCAGCCTGGTGCGCCACAAGTCCCGCCGCATTCCGAAGGCCCCGCTGGAGGAGTTGCTGGCGGAGCAACCGCTGGTGGCGCCGAGCGCCGAGAGCAGCATTCGGACCGGTCTTGACGCGATGATGGACCGGCTCGGCATCCGCCCGCATTTCGCCGCGGAGGTCGACGACATGGCGATGCTGCGTCTTCTGGTACGAGAAGACACGGGGCTGGCAATCGTACCGCCGATCGTGGTGCGGGAAGAGCTGCGCACGGGCCTGATGGTGGAAGTGGCATGTATTCCGGATTTGGTGGAGACCTTCTACGCCATCACCCTGGAACGACGATTCCCCAACCCGCTGCTGCGCACGCTGATTTCGTGAATGGCCGGCCCCGGGCTACCGGTTCTCGATCCGGTAGAGCGCTTCCTCCGTTCGCAGGAAAATGGCGTCCCCGCTCGGCGCGATCGACGCGAAGGTGCGCTCGCCCAGGTCATTTCGCGCCAGGGCGCGAAACGCGG
This sequence is a window from Candidatus Hydrogenedentota bacterium. Protein-coding genes within it:
- a CDS encoding LysR family transcriptional regulator, which encodes MSRLNYNHLRYFWAVAHEGNLTRAAEQLYVSQSALSIQIQKLEASLGHALFERRGKQLILTEAGQIALDHADEIFAIGNELLGTLAHRGEAARRVLRVGALATLSRNFQIQFLKPLTHRDDVEIILRSGNFGELLRDLRAHVIDVLLSNHAPARDAATPWIAHLIDKQPVSLVRHKSRRIPKAPLEELLAEQPLVAPSAESSIRTGLDAMMDRLGIRPHFAAEVDDMAMLRLLVREDTGLAIVPPIVVREELRTGLMVEVACIPDLVETFYAITLERRFPNPLLRTLIS